Proteins from a single region of Patescibacteria group bacterium:
- a CDS encoding septum formation initiator family protein, with product MKDRKNNGLKMFFSSTNLTILLAVIFIFCLIALGKQTIKFLSIRSQIRDLEKNIVALEEKNGQLNNLLMQANTDFYKEREARLKFGLQRPDEKVAIIIPEKDKNSQIDKKQFQQINPINWWDYFFR from the coding sequence ATGAAGGACAGAAAAAATAACGGACTAAAAATGTTTTTTTCTTCTACGAACCTTACTATTCTTTTGGCCGTTATTTTCATTTTTTGTTTAATAGCCCTGGGCAAGCAGACGATAAAATTTTTATCCATCAGGTCTCAAATAAGAGATTTAGAAAAGAATATCGTGGCCTTGGAAGAAAAAAACGGCCAGCTAAATAATTTATTAATGCAGGCTAATACGGACTTCTATAAGGAAAGAGAGGCTCGTCTCAAATTCGGCCTGCAGAGGCCGGATGAAAAAGTGGCTATAATTATTCCCGAGAAAGATAAAAATTCTCAAATAGATAAAAAACAATTTCAGCAAATTAATCCAATCAATTGGTGGGACTATTTCTTTAGATAG
- a CDS encoding lamin tail domain-containing protein, with translation MPKSSIAFRIVLTGVFLCSGFFYFNFAKADWSNHLVISETQITGDQTTNDFIEVYNPTESAVDVGGWKLHKRTQSGAEYSIKVFSSGKSIPAHGHFLWANSEDGYGQGLAADETSTASIANNNSIGLLDDTDVLIDALIWGTRHINPFFEGETSSTPANPGVSQSLERKPGASDGNGEDTDNNFNDFFLQTTPNPQNSQASSTPPIVGPVCGNDVCESGENQMNCSADCGMPPSGGGGGSAPYEIKSGDILISEIFPEPDLTKNEKEWTEFYNSTNQVIDLNNWTIEDNTAKLKILSNIILSPQQYKVLDSGDFTFTLNNSGDVLILKNGSTIIDKITYGDFEDGNLDDNALRPGKSKSIGRQNGIDTNNDKNDFYFSLIPTPGQANNLDLSASEENGQSASLTSSIFISEFLPNPKDAAENEWVELFNPSLTEVDLSNWQLDDSEGGSRAYIVTSGIKISPQNYLVLGRQQTKLILNNTFDSVRLIRPDKTIQEQIDYKDSPKGASYAKNIFGTWAYTNNPTPGLANVFSSDEEREENDDNFKQTGGDSDYKPIELFDLSDLSENDKIIFQGVVVAPPNMFAKTYFYLNGLQVYCSRCDFPPLEIGDLVEVKGLLSSVLSQHRIKIKQPEDLVIVSVRQPAEVKSTTISDLNEDLIGSLVKIQGQLIDKQGNKFFIDDGNDEVVVSISNKIDIDKKIFKEGQEVIAQGILLPDQIGWKILPRFNSDLIIQNNSVMETVEADEPLGKNAEINNLSSSIGNLWLKLTNGQATKYLIFIAATLALFLFGLFLKLKKAL, from the coding sequence ATGCCCAAGTCCAGCATAGCGTTTAGGATTGTTTTAACCGGAGTCTTTTTGTGCTCCGGCTTTTTTTATTTTAATTTTGCTAAAGCTGACTGGTCAAATCATTTGGTTATTAGCGAAACACAGATTACCGGAGATCAAACCACTAATGATTTTATAGAAGTATATAATCCCACCGAATCGGCGGTTGATGTCGGAGGGTGGAAATTACATAAACGAACCCAATCAGGCGCAGAATATTCTATAAAAGTATTTTCTAGCGGTAAATCTATCCCAGCTCATGGGCATTTTCTTTGGGCTAATTCGGAAGATGGTTATGGTCAGGGCCTTGCTGCCGATGAGACAAGTACTGCCTCCATCGCCAATAATAATAGTATTGGTTTATTGGACGACACCGATGTTTTAATCGATGCTTTAATTTGGGGAACCAGGCATATTAATCCTTTCTTTGAGGGCGAGACAAGCTCAACTCCGGCTAATCCCGGAGTTAGCCAAAGTTTAGAGAGAAAACCTGGCGCGTCCGATGGCAACGGAGAAGATACTGATAATAATTTTAATGATTTTTTCTTACAAACCACGCCCAATCCGCAGAATTCACAAGCTTCTTCCACGCCGCCCATTGTCGGACCAGTTTGCGGCAATGACGTTTGCGAATCAGGAGAAAACCAGATGAATTGTTCGGCTGATTGCGGTATGCCGCCTTCCGGGGGCGGTGGCGGAAGTGCGCCATACGAAATTAAATCGGGAGACATTTTGATCAGTGAAATTTTTCCTGAACCGGATTTGACTAAAAACGAAAAAGAATGGACGGAGTTTTATAATTCAACCAACCAAGTAATAGATTTAAATAATTGGACCATTGAAGACAATACTGCTAAACTAAAAATTTTGTCGAACATTATTTTATCTCCTCAACAATATAAGGTTTTGGATAGCGGTGATTTTACTTTTACTTTAAATAATAGCGGTGACGTTTTAATTTTAAAGAACGGATCAACAATTATCGATAAAATTACTTACGGTGATTTTGAAGATGGGAATCTGGACGACAATGCGCTGCGGCCCGGCAAAAGCAAATCTATCGGACGACAAAACGGTATTGATACTAATAACGATAAAAACGATTTTTATTTTAGTTTGATTCCAACCCCGGGCCAGGCAAATAATTTAGATCTTTCCGCCAGTGAGGAAAACGGGCAGTCCGCAAGTCTAACGTCGTCAATTTTTATTTCTGAGTTTTTGCCCAATCCTAAAGACGCTGCCGAAAATGAGTGGGTGGAATTGTTTAATCCAAGCTTAACAGAAGTTGATTTGAGTAATTGGCAATTAGACGATAGCGAAGGAGGCAGCCGCGCTTATATTGTTACCAGCGGCATTAAAATTTCCCCGCAAAATTATTTAGTTTTAGGTCGCCAGCAAACTAAACTAATTCTTAATAATACTTTTGATTCGGTTCGCCTCATTCGTCCCGATAAAACCATTCAAGAACAAATCGACTATAAAGATTCGCCCAAGGGAGCCAGTTATGCTAAAAATATTTTTGGCACCTGGGCTTACACAAATAATCCTACGCCGGGATTGGCTAATGTTTTTAGTTCGGATGAAGAAAGAGAAGAAAATGATGATAATTTTAAGCAAACCGGCGGTGATTCTGATTATAAGCCCATTGAATTATTTGATTTAAGCGATTTATCGGAAAATGATAAGATTATTTTTCAAGGCGTAGTTGTCGCGCCGCCAAATATGTTCGCCAAAACATATTTTTATTTAAATGGTTTGCAGGTTTATTGTTCGCGATGCGATTTTCCGCCGTTAGAAATTGGCGACTTAGTTGAAGTTAAGGGTTTGTTGTCTTCTGTTTTATCACAACATCGCATAAAAATAAAACAGCCCGAAGATTTAGTTATAGTTTCCGTTAGGCAGCCGGCAGAAGTAAAATCGACGACCATTAGCGATTTAAATGAAGATTTGATTGGTAGTTTAGTAAAAATTCAAGGGCAATTAATTGATAAACAAGGTAATAAGTTTTTTATAGACGACGGCAACGACGAAGTGGTTGTTTCTATTTCTAATAAAATAGACATCGATAAAAAAATATTTAAAGAAGGTCAAGAAGTTATAGCACAAGGAATTTTATTGCCCGATCAGATCGGTTGGAAAATTTTACCGCGATTTAATAGTGATTTAATTA